ATGTTATGCGAAAGGTCGCCGTTGATGCAGTATCCTCGAAAAAAAGGTACTTTTCTGCTGATGGTTAAAGGTCGCCGCTAATGCAGCATTGAGTGATTGAAATATGTAGAATTAAACCTTGTATATCAGTGTGTTATATGAAAGGTCGCCGTTGATGCAGTACCCTCGAAAAAAAAGGTACTTTTCTGCTTGAGGCTAAAGGTCGCCGTTGGTGCAGTATGAATCGATATAATTATTTATAATTAACCTATATATATCAATGCGTTATATGAAAGGTCGCTGTTGATGCAGTATCCTCGAAAAAAAAGGTACTTTTCTACTGGAAGCCAAAGGTCGCCGTTGATGCAGTATAGAGTGGTATAGTGAACTACATTAACCTATTATTTATCAGCATGTTAAGCGAAAGGTCGCTACACATGCAGTTTGTCGCAAGGAAATGTCGTTAACTAACTTGGTAATAAGTCGTTGTGGATGCATTGCTAAAGTGAGAAGTAACGTAATTATATGTTAACTATCAAAACGTTAAGGGTTTTTACGTTTGGTGTTCAATATTCCACCAGCTACATATTATTTTAAAGGTCACTTTGCTTTTAGACAAAACAACCTTTAGAATATATTCCTATCATGTTTGAATTGAGTCTTTAGTGATGAAAAAGAAGCAAATTAGTAACTTAACTCTCTATACTAATGTTCGTCATTCTGATGATTTCAATCTTTCCCTTGCCAGCTTACCAATACCGGCGAAAAGAGTTCTGTTTCTGATTCTCGCTCAGATTTCAGATCCACGAGCATCTGTTGATGAAGATGAAATTTGTTTTGAGGTCAAAGCTAAGGAGTATGCTGAGATTTGTGATGTGGACCTTTCAACTGCGTACAAATCCCTTCCACTCGCCGTAGATACTCTGTTGAGCTCTCACATATATGAAGATCTAAGTGAGGAAGGTTTTAAGCGTGCTTCAAAAACCAACATTACAACCAGTGCTACATATTACTTTGACGAAGGTTACTGCAAAATATTCTTTAACCGGAGGGTATTTCCTTATTTCTTCGAATTATCTAAAAAATTTACAACACAAAACCTCTTTTATGTAGCCAGATTGTCGGATGCTAGTTTGGCAAATCTATATCAGCTAATTATGAAACGTTTTTCAAAACGCAATACTATTGCCGAATATAAAACGTCTTTTACAATTGGCGTTGACGAACTTAAAGACGAAATGTGGCTGTTTAATATAGATAAGAAAGGGAATAAAGAATATCTCTATCAAAGCTATAAGTATTTTGGTCAATTTTTAAAAAGACTGGCGGTTAGTTTGGGTGAACAAACCAATATCAAGGATGTTTCAATTGCGATTGAATCACGTAAAGGGCGTAAGGCATCTGTGTTACGTATATCCTACGTTGTTCACAATGAAAAAGAGGTGAGTTCTATGCCGACCGATAAGGAATTGGACGAGCTGGAAAGGCAGATAGGTTTATTATAGTAATGATGTATAAAAACAACAGGTTAAAAGAGAAAATAACTCAGTTCGCTTTGCAAAACCAGAATTATAAAAAAAATGCTATGTTGAACCATATTCAGGATGATTTATTCGAAATGAAATCTTCCGGTATGTCTTGGAATGCGATCATGGATGTATTACCGGCTTACGGTTTGATGGTCAGTGATACGTGTTTCAGAACCTTTTTGAAGAAAGTCAGAGAACAAGGATGATTGCATGATCGGTCACATTTCATTTTGTAAAAGTCACTATGAAATATGCCAACATACAAAAGAGGGTGTAGTTACATGGGCGTTCCACCCTGAACAGCCGCGCCTAGAGAAAAGGGGGAGAAAAAGAGAGAAAAAGAGAGAAAAAAGCGCGAGTCAGGGGCGCAGATGTGTAAGGGGTCGTCTCAGAAAACGGAAAATAAAGCACGCTAAGCCGGTGGCAGCGGTCGCAATGGCCTAAACTTCCCCGCACCGACCTTGGCGCTGCTGCGCCATAGGTAATCGCCGGTCAGGTTGATGTGCTCCCACCCCAGCGGCGACAGATATTGCAACAATGTGTCGTCCAGCGCCGTGCCGTTGCCACGCAAAGCACTGGTGGCACGCTCCAGATATACCGTGTTCCACAACACGATGGCCGCCGTCACCAGATTGAGGCCGCTGGCCCGGTAGCGCTGCTGCTCAAAACTGCGGTCGCGGATTTCACCCAATCGGTAGAAGAAGACCGCCCTGGCCAGCGCGTTGCGCGCCTCGCCCTTATTCAGCCCCGCATGGACGCGGCGGCGCAGCTCCACGCTTTGCAGCCAATCCAAAATGAACAGCGTGCGCTCGATGCGCCCCAGCTCGCGCAACGCCACGGCCAAGCCGTTCTGGCGCGGGTAGCTGCCGAGTTTGCGCAGCATCAGCGAAGCCGTTACCGTGCCTTGCTTGATGGAGGTGGCCAGCCGCAGAATTTCATCCCAATGGGCGCGTATTTGCTTGATGTTCAGCCTGTCGCTGCTAATCATCGGCTTGAGCGCGTCATAGGCGGCATCGCCCTTGGGGATGAATAGCTTGGTTTCGCCCAAGTCACGGATACGCGGCGCGAAGCGAAATCCCAGCAAATGCATCAAGCCAAACACGTGATCGGTGAAGCCTGCCGTGTCGGTGTAGTGTTCCTCGATGCGCAAGTCCGACTCGTGGTACAGCAGGCCATCAAGCACGTAAGTTGAATCACGAATGCCCACGTTGACCACCTTGGCACTGAAGGGCGCGTACTGGTCGGAGATATGGGTGTAGAAAGTCCGTCCTGGACTGCTTCCATACTTCGGGTTGATATGACCAGTGCTTTCTGCTTTGCTGCCGGTTCTGAAGTTCTGGCCGTCCGACGATGACGTGGTGCCGTCACCCCAGTTGCCGGCGAAGGGTTGCCGAAACTGCGCATTCACCAGCTCGGCCAGCGCCGTCGAATAGGTTTCATCGCGGATGTGCCAGGCTTGCAGCCAAGACAGCTTGGCGTAGGTGGTGCCAGGGCAGGACTCGGCCATTTTGGTCAGACCCAGGTTGATCGCGTCGGCCAGGATCGTCGTCAACAGCAAGGTTTTGTCCTTGGCCGTGTCGCTGGTCTTCAGGTGTGTGAAGTGGCGGGTGAAGCCCGTCCATTCATCGACCTCCATCAGCAACTCGGTGATTTTGAGGTGCGGCAGCAGCATAGCTGTCTGGTCGATCATGGCTTGCGCGGCGTCTGGTACTGCCGCGTCCAGCGGCGTGATCTTCAGGCCTGACGCGGTGGTGATGATGGCATCCGGTAAGTCGTTGGCCGCAGCCATGCGGTTGACTGTGGCGAGTTGCGCCTCCAACAATTCCAACCGGTCATGCAGGTATTGGTCGCAGTCGGTGGCCACTGCCAGCGGCAATTCGCTGGCCAGCTTCAAAGTGGCGAACTTCTCGACCGGCACCAGGTATTCGTCGAAGTCCTTGAACTGGCGAGAACCCTGCACCCAGACATCACCGGAGCGCAGCGCGTTCTTCAGCTCCGACAGGGCGCATAACTCGTAGTAACGCCGGTCGATGCCGTCGTCGGTCAGAACCAGCTTTGCCCAGCGCGGCTTGATGAATGCGGTTGGCGCATCGGCGGGCACCTTGCGCGCGCTGTCGCTGTTCATGCCGCGCAGCATGTCGATGGCATCGAGCACACCCTTGGCGGCGGGCGCAGCCCGCAATTTGAGCACGCCCAGGAACTGCGGCGCGTAGCGGCGTAGCGTGGCATAGCTTTCACCGATGTGGTGCAGGAAATCAAAGTCGGCAGGCCGCGCCAATGTTTGCGCTTCGGTGACGCTGGCGGCGAAGGTGTCCCAGGGCATAACGGCCTCGATGGCGGCGAACGGATCGCTGCCGCTTTGCTTGGCCTCAATCAACGCTTGACCGATGCGCCCATACATCCGCACCTTGTCGTTGATCGCCTTGCCGGAAGCCTGGAACTGCTGCTGATGCTTGTTCTTGGCCGCGTTGAACAGCTTGCCGATGATGCGATCGTGAAGGTCGATGATTTCATCGGTGACGGTGGCCATGCCTTCGATGGCCAGCGCTACCAGCGTGGCATAGCGTCGTTGCACCTCGAACTTTGCCAGATCAGCAGGCGTCATCTGGCCACCTTCACGAGCGATTTTGAGCAGGCGGTTCTGGTGAACCTGCCGCTCGATGCCTGCGGGCAGATCAAGTGCTTGCCAGGATTTCAGGCGCTCAATATGTTCGAGCATGTGGCGAGAGTTCGGTTTGGCAGGCGACTGGCGCAGCCATGCCAGCCACGTCACTTTACTGCCGTCCTTGCGCTTGAGAAGTTCGTCCAGGCGCTGACGGTGGGGTGATAACAAAGAATCGGTCAGCGCCGCGTAAATGCGTCGGTTGGCACGGGTGATGGCCTCGGCGCTTGCGCGCTCGATGGCATTCATGGCGGGCAGGATAATGCTCTGCCGCCGCAGATTCTCGACAAGTGCGCTCGCCAGCACGATGCCTTTGTCGGTCTGCAAGGCCAGCTCGGTCAATGTATGCACGGCTTGCCGATAGTGGCTCATGGTGAAGGGCTTGAACCCAAAAACCGTTTGCAGCTCGACCAAGTGCTCCCGCCGTGTCTGTTCGCGCTGGCCGTACTCGCTCCAACTTTCCACTGGCATCTTGAGTTGCGCGGCCACCATGCGCAACAGGGGCGGAAACGGAGGCTCATCGACGCCCAAAAAGGTGCCAGGGAATCGCAAGTAGCAAAGCTGCACAGCGAAGCCCAATCGATTCGCGGCGCCGCGACGCTGACGGATCACCGACAGGTCGGTTTCGTTGAACGTGTAGTGCCGTATCAGTTCGTCTTTGGCATCTGGCAGTGCCAGCAGGCTTTCGCGCTCGGTGGCGGACAGGATTGAGCGGCGTGGCATGGTCAGTCTTCCCGCAGGTACTGGTACAAGGTTTCGCGGCTGATGCCGAAGTCACGGGCCACCAAGGTTTTTTGGTCGCCTGCCGCAACTCGCCGTTTCAACTCGGCAATTTGTTCGCTGTTCAGCGATTTCTTTCGTCCCCGGTAGGCACCGCGCTGCTTGGCCAGCACGATTCCCTCGCGCTGACGTTCGCGGATCAGGGCGCGCTCGAACTCAGCGAAGGCTCCCATGACCGACAGCATCAGATTGGCCATCGGTGAGTCCTCGCCGGTGAACTTCAGCCCTTCTTTGACGAACTCCATGCGCACGCCCCGTTGTGTCAGCCCTTGGACGATGCGGCGCAGGTCATCAAGGTTGCGTGCCAGCCTGTCCATGCTATGCACCACCACGGTGTCGCCCTCGCGGACGAAGGCCAGCAGCCTTTCCAGCTCGGGACGCTGGGTGTCCTTGCCAGAAGCCTTGTCGGTGAACACCCGCGCCACCTGAACACCCTCCAATTGCCGTTCCGGGTTCTGGTCGAAGCTGCTGACGCGGACATAGCCGATGCGTTGACCTTGCAAGATGCCTCCAAAGGCAAAAGTGTCAGGATGAAATCTATTACCTTTGACGGAATATGTCAATCAATAGGAAATTTAACTCTATTCTGACATCGTTTGCACATGGTGTCGTTTTCAGAAGACGGCTGCACTGAACGTCAGAAGCCGACTGCACTATAGCAGCGGAGGGGTTGGATCCATCAGGCAACGACGGGCTGCTGCCGGCCATCAGCGGACGCAGGGAGGACTTTCCGCAACCGGCCGTTCGATGCGGCACCGATGGCCTTCGCGCAGGGGTAGTGAATCCGCCAGGATTGACTTGCGCTGCCCTACCTCTCACTAGTGAGGGGCGGCAGCGCATCAAGCGGTGAGCGCACTCCGGCACCGCCAACTTTCAGCACATGCGTGTAAATCATCGTCGTAGAGACGTCGGAATGGCCGAGCAGATCCTGCACGGTTCGAATGTCGTAACCGCTGCGGAGCAAGGCCGTCGCGAACGAGTGGCGGAGGGTGTGCGGTGTGGCGGGCTTCGTGATGCCTGCTTGTTCTAC
This sequence is a window from Providencia rettgeri. Protein-coding genes within it:
- a CDS encoding Tn3 family transposase, producing MPRRSILSATERESLLALPDAKDELIRHYTFNETDLSVIRQRRGAANRLGFAVQLCYLRFPGTFLGVDEPPFPPLLRMVAAQLKMPVESWSEYGQREQTRREHLVELQTVFGFKPFTMSHYRQAVHTLTELALQTDKGIVLASALVENLRRQSIILPAMNAIERASAEAITRANRRIYAALTDSLLSPHRQRLDELLKRKDGSKVTWLAWLRQSPAKPNSRHMLEHIERLKSWQALDLPAGIERQVHQNRLLKIAREGGQMTPADLAKFEVQRRYATLVALAIEGMATVTDEIIDLHDRIIGKLFNAAKNKHQQQFQASGKAINDKVRMYGRIGQALIEAKQSGSDPFAAIEAVMPWDTFAASVTEAQTLARPADFDFLHHIGESYATLRRYAPQFLGVLKLRAAPAAKGVLDAIDMLRGMNSDSARKVPADAPTAFIKPRWAKLVLTDDGIDRRYYELCALSELKNALRSGDVWVQGSRQFKDFDEYLVPVEKFATLKLASELPLAVATDCDQYLHDRLELLEAQLATVNRMAAANDLPDAIITTASGLKITPLDAAVPDAAQAMIDQTAMLLPHLKITELLMEVDEWTGFTRHFTHLKTSDTAKDKTLLLTTILADAINLGLTKMAESCPGTTYAKLSWLQAWHIRDETYSTALAELVNAQFRQPFAGNWGDGTTSSSDGQNFRTGSKAESTGHINPKYGSSPGRTFYTHISDQYAPFSAKVVNVGIRDSTYVLDGLLYHESDLRIEEHYTDTAGFTDHVFGLMHLLGFRFAPRIRDLGETKLFIPKGDAAYDALKPMISSDRLNIKQIRAHWDEILRLATSIKQGTVTASLMLRKLGSYPRQNGLAVALRELGRIERTLFILDWLQSVELRRRVHAGLNKGEARNALARAVFFYRLGEIRDRSFEQQRYRASGLNLVTAAIVLWNTVYLERATSALRGNGTALDDTLLQYLSPLGWEHINLTGDYLWRSSAKVGAGKFRPLRPLPPA
- a CDS encoding replication initiation protein, which encodes MKKKQISNLTLYTNVRHSDDFNLSLASLPIPAKRVLFLILAQISDPRASVDEDEICFEVKAKEYAEICDVDLSTAYKSLPLAVDTLLSSHIYEDLSEEGFKRASKTNITTSATYYFDEGYCKIFFNRRVFPYFFELSKKFTTQNLFYVARLSDASLANLYQLIMKRFSKRNTIAEYKTSFTIGVDELKDEMWLFNIDKKGNKEYLYQSYKYFGQFLKRLAVSLGEQTNIKDVSIAIESRKGRKASVLRISYVVHNEKEVSSMPTDKELDELERQIGLL
- a CDS encoding recombinase family protein is translated as MQGQRIGYVRVSSFDQNPERQLEGVQVARVFTDKASGKDTQRPELERLLAFVREGDTVVVHSMDRLARNLDDLRRIVQGLTQRGVRMEFVKEGLKFTGEDSPMANLMLSVMGAFAEFERALIRERQREGIVLAKQRGAYRGRKKSLNSEQIAELKRRVAAGDQKTLVARDFGISRETLYQYLRED